A single Pseudomonas sp. HN11 DNA region contains:
- a CDS encoding type VI immunity family protein → MSTTHQMFTAEERDLFVELLKEWPNSESGTEESSHGVSPFISFYFPPGPDNHQEVALLMVDIHEAFEQLLGKPYTIATHPVSERPHPYGSSRLPDLREQARKTSRSEFFVFKFTNEKNHASSPTTAGYFWRDWVNREESVSHYSSVVFYYRWQWWLDNREAWRRFVLKTIDLLKAHQVYSGFAMANPLEFGTRSAVTTWERALAPSFYGLDIDYAFGMSDELLNGIRPPTWAFLLADHWREKLDLTREQVRAALAHPRISITELHSGQWIELGEQPELYPVEQGVPELPMLLNKLLKPIRYDDLGLLGFGQWDGDPNERFTDADGRRWMARFDPDSDWPTKAARLIKPPMTSSSELPKKELPPRIVTGMTCTQAGWWLVPGQAYSRRAFKQGEVLPGLASESGDDTVFWQRDLDQTPSGFANSHEPAPRAGRWEMELDRCVDCAVQLNERLPLHQGQVVRWLWAVSGLRARSGEPCPYHGMWVCEYKPSTLQLFYDEAQMPWVDGEKVVWRWLGTVDHFFYEVP, encoded by the coding sequence ATGAGCACTACTCATCAGATGTTTACCGCCGAAGAGCGAGACCTATTTGTCGAGTTGTTGAAGGAGTGGCCTAACTCAGAGTCAGGCACTGAAGAGTCATCACATGGCGTTAGCCCTTTCATCAGTTTTTATTTCCCCCCAGGCCCGGATAATCACCAAGAAGTGGCACTGTTGATGGTGGATATTCACGAAGCCTTTGAGCAATTACTTGGAAAGCCTTACACCATCGCGACCCACCCGGTTTCAGAACGTCCACATCCATATGGCTCATCACGCCTGCCGGATTTACGCGAACAGGCGCGGAAAACCTCCCGTTCAGAGTTTTTTGTTTTCAAATTCACCAATGAAAAAAACCATGCATCTTCACCGACGACAGCGGGTTATTTTTGGCGTGACTGGGTCAACAGGGAAGAGTCTGTATCACACTATTCCTCAGTCGTGTTCTATTACCGTTGGCAGTGGTGGCTGGATAACCGCGAAGCATGGCGCCGCTTTGTGCTCAAGACCATTGACCTGCTCAAGGCGCATCAGGTCTACAGCGGCTTTGCCATGGCCAATCCGCTTGAGTTTGGTACACGATCTGCCGTCACCACGTGGGAGCGGGCGTTAGCTCCCAGCTTCTACGGCTTGGATATCGACTACGCGTTTGGCATGAGCGATGAACTGCTCAACGGCATCCGCCCCCCCACCTGGGCCTTCCTGCTCGCCGACCACTGGCGCGAAAAACTAGACCTCACCCGCGAGCAAGTGCGCGCGGCACTGGCCCACCCGCGCATCAGCATCACCGAATTACACAGCGGCCAATGGATCGAACTGGGTGAGCAGCCCGAGTTGTACCCCGTCGAGCAAGGCGTGCCCGAACTACCGATGCTTTTGAATAAACTCCTCAAACCTATTCGCTACGACGACTTGGGACTGCTCGGCTTTGGCCAGTGGGACGGCGATCCCAACGAGCGTTTCACCGACGCCGATGGCCGCCGCTGGATGGCCCGTTTCGACCCCGACAGCGACTGGCCGACAAAGGCAGCGCGCTTAATAAAACCGCCGATGACCTCTTCTTCTGAGCTTCCCAAAAAAGAGTTGCCGCCCAGGATTGTTACCGGCATGACGTGCACTCAAGCCGGCTGGTGGCTTGTTCCTGGCCAAGCCTACTCCCGGCGCGCCTTCAAGCAGGGCGAAGTGCTACCGGGGCTGGCCAGCGAGTCAGGTGACGACACCGTATTTTGGCAACGTGATCTTGATCAAACACCCTCCGGTTTCGCCAATAGTCATGAACCGGCGCCTCGCGCAGGCCGCTGGGAGATGGAACTCGATCGTTGCGTCGATTGTGCAGTCCAGTTGAACGAGCGGCTCCCCCTCCATCAAGGGCAGGTCGTTCGCTGGCTCTGGGCTGTCAGCGGGTTACGCGCACGCAGTGGCGAACCTTGTCCTTATCACGGCATGTGGGTCTGCGAGTACAAACCCAGCACTCTGCAACTGTTTTACGATGAAGCCCAGATGCCTTGGGTTGACGGTGAGAAGGTTGTCTGGCGTTGGCTGGGGACGGTAGATCACTTCTTTTATGAAGTCCCGTGA
- a CDS encoding VRR-NUC domain-containing protein produces the protein MPAPAAAAILAGAYRAYRVYQAHESAMSAADLARLASEIAERKSSIKQVLQQAIEALTREIEIKSSTFAVVDRGGNSTISRRGNENVTFKEYIERKVPFRPAISQVCNVALQMPIKVPRRLRKTVAGDSVTTTIEVALKQTTASLLFEAIDEVLDWRSPLKAEPNYNRNSAKALLGEPETRPKRFGKVFPFWPRPWESLAPDLVVVEYR, from the coding sequence ATGCCAGCTCCAGCCGCCGCCGCGATTCTTGCTGGTGCGTACCGCGCCTATCGTGTTTACCAGGCTCACGAATCCGCCATGAGCGCCGCCGACCTGGCACGGCTCGCCAGTGAAATCGCCGAGCGCAAGAGCAGTATCAAACAAGTCTTGCAGCAGGCCATTGAAGCACTGACACGTGAAATCGAGATAAAAAGTTCGACCTTTGCCGTGGTGGACCGAGGCGGCAATAGCACCATTTCGCGGCGCGGCAATGAAAACGTGACCTTCAAGGAATACATCGAACGCAAAGTGCCGTTCCGCCCAGCCATCAGCCAGGTGTGCAACGTCGCGTTGCAGATGCCGATCAAGGTGCCGCGTCGCCTGCGCAAGACCGTCGCGGGCGACAGTGTGACGACCACCATCGAGGTGGCCCTCAAGCAAACCACCGCTTCGTTGCTGTTTGAGGCAATCGACGAGGTGTTGGATTGGCGCAGTCCGCTCAAAGCTGAGCCCAACTACAACCGCAACAGCGCAAAAGCCTTGCTGGGCGAACCCGAAACTCGGCCCAAGCGGTTTGGCAAGGTGTTTCCGTTCTGGCCGCGGCCTTGGGAGAGCCTCGCTCCAGACTTGGTGGTGGTCGAGTACCGGTAG
- a CDS encoding transporter substrate-binding domain-containing protein, producing the protein MKKLLLPLFAVALLAGCDKKAEEPAKPAAAAASYLDKIKARDKLIVGVFTDKPPFGFVNEAGRYVGFDTDIGRQFAKDLLGDENKVEFVAVEPASRIPFLQSDKVDLILANMTVTPERKEAVDFTNPNLKVAVQALVPNDSTVKSLDDLATRTTIVTTGTTADIWLTKNHPDWKLLKFEKNSESLQALSAGRGDAYAQDNLVLFSWAKQNPGYRVLEEKLGDEAPIAPAVKKGNIELRDWVNTELAKLGEEKFLLKLYDQYVRKELSDDTKPESVIVEGGKWQG; encoded by the coding sequence ATGAAAAAGCTACTGCTGCCACTGTTTGCTGTCGCACTGCTGGCCGGCTGCGATAAAAAGGCCGAAGAGCCTGCCAAGCCCGCCGCCGCTGCGGCGAGCTACCTCGACAAGATCAAGGCGCGCGACAAGCTGATCGTCGGCGTCTTCACCGACAAACCGCCGTTCGGTTTCGTCAACGAAGCCGGCCGCTACGTCGGCTTCGATACCGACATCGGCCGCCAATTCGCCAAAGACCTGCTGGGCGATGAGAACAAAGTCGAGTTCGTTGCCGTCGAGCCGGCCAGCCGTATTCCGTTCCTGCAAAGCGACAAGGTCGACCTGATCCTCGCCAACATGACCGTGACCCCGGAGCGCAAGGAAGCGGTGGACTTCACAAACCCTAACCTTAAGGTCGCGGTGCAGGCCCTGGTGCCGAACGATAGCACGGTGAAAAGCCTGGATGACCTGGCCACCCGCACCACCATCGTCACCACCGGCACCACGGCCGATATCTGGCTGACCAAGAACCACCCGGACTGGAAGCTGCTCAAGTTCGAGAAAAACTCCGAGTCGCTGCAAGCGCTGTCCGCCGGTCGTGGTGATGCCTATGCTCAGGACAATCTGGTGCTGTTCAGCTGGGCCAAGCAGAACCCGGGCTACCGTGTGCTGGAAGAAAAACTCGGCGATGAAGCACCGATTGCACCAGCCGTGAAGAAGGGCAACATCGAACTGCGTGACTGGGTGAACACCGAGTTGGCGAAGTTGGGTGAGGAGAAATTCCTGCTCAAGCTGTACGACCAGTATGTGCGTAAAGAGCTGAGCGATGACACCAAGCCGGAGAGTGTGATTGTTGAAGGCGGGAAGTGGCAGGGTTGA
- a CDS encoding amino acid ABC transporter ATP-binding protein produces MNALIEFQGFNKFFGEAQVLRGIDLSVQSGEVVVILGPSGCGKSTLLRCLNGLEVAHSGSLRFAGKELLDKSTDWRQVRQDVGMVFQSYHLFPHMSVLDNILLGPLKVQKRDPREARAQAEKLLERVGLADKRDVFPRQLSGGQQQRIAIVRSLCMNPQVMLFDEVTAALDPEMVKEVLEVIQGLARDGMTLLIVTHEMAFARAVADRVVFMEAGRILEHNTPEAFFTNPQTARAQQFLEKFSFVSTLPKKPKELALI; encoded by the coding sequence ATGAACGCATTGATCGAGTTCCAGGGTTTCAACAAATTCTTCGGCGAGGCGCAAGTGCTCAGGGGCATCGACCTGAGCGTGCAAAGCGGCGAAGTGGTGGTGATCCTCGGCCCTAGCGGTTGCGGCAAAAGCACCTTGCTGCGTTGCCTCAACGGGCTGGAAGTGGCCCACAGCGGCAGCCTGCGTTTCGCAGGCAAAGAGCTTTTGGACAAAAGCACCGACTGGCGCCAAGTACGCCAGGACGTGGGCATGGTGTTTCAGAGCTACCACTTGTTCCCGCACATGAGCGTGCTCGACAACATCTTGCTCGGCCCCTTGAAAGTACAAAAGCGCGACCCACGCGAGGCCCGTGCCCAAGCAGAAAAACTGCTGGAGCGTGTGGGCCTGGCCGACAAGCGCGACGTTTTCCCGCGTCAGCTCTCCGGCGGCCAGCAGCAACGCATCGCCATCGTTCGTTCGCTGTGCATGAACCCTCAGGTCATGCTCTTTGATGAGGTCACCGCCGCCCTTGACCCGGAAATGGTCAAGGAGGTGCTGGAAGTGATTCAGGGGCTGGCTCGCGATGGCATGACCCTGCTGATCGTTACCCACGAAATGGCCTTCGCCCGCGCCGTAGCCGACCGCGTGGTGTTTATGGAGGCCGGTCGCATCCTCGAACACAACACCCCCGAGGCATTCTTTACGAACCCGCAAACCGCACGCGCGCAGCAGTTCCTGGAGAAGTTCTCCTTTGTTTCAACACTGCCCAAAAAACCCAAGGAACTTGCGCTGATATGA